GTGCTGTTGGCGCACCGTTCAGCAGGTGGCGAGCGTTACTATTCCCTGGTCGCTCGGGACATGACCGAACGTGAATTGCGCGAAGTGCAACAACGTCGCCATCAGGATGAACTGGCGCACACCGCGCGCCTGGTCACCCTCGGTGAACTGGCTTCGGGTATCGCTCACGAAATCAACCAGCCGCTGGCCGCCGTGGTCAATTACGCCAATGCCAGCCAGCGCTATTTGCAGACCGTGGATTCCAATCCCCAGGCCGCCGCCCGGGTGGCACAAGGCCTGGAGCGCATCACCCACCACGCCACTCATGCTTCGGAAGTGATCCGACGTCTGCGGGCATTTTTGCGCAAAGGCCAGCGTCGCATGCAGGCGCTGAATGTCACCGATGTCGCCCGCGAAGCCGTGCGTTTGTGCGACTGGGAGGCGAGCAATTGCCAAGTGACAATCGAGGATCGACTGCCGGATAATCTGCCGCCGGTTTATGCCGACCGGGTGTTGCTGGAACAAGTCCTGCTCAATCTGCTGCGCAATGCCATCGATGCCAACCGCGAACAACATCCCGGCCAGCCTTCGTTGATCGTGATGACGGCGGGGCAGGGCAGTGCTGCCAGTGTGGACATCAATGTGCAAGACCAGGGCCCTGGCGTGAGCGAGCCGGAACTGGAGCAGATCTTTACCCCGTTCTATACCAGCAAGGCCGATGGCCTGGGGCTCGGCTTGTCCATGAGTCGCAGCATCATTGAAGGTTTCGGCGGCGAATTGCAGGCCCGGCGCCAACCGGTCGGGCTGCTGATGTGCTGTCGCTTGCCGCTTGCCGGCCCAACAAAACAACAACAGGAATAATGCAATGGCGGGTGTGACGGAGCACGTGGTGTATGTGGTCGATGACGATCAAGGCATGCTCGATTCGACGGTCTGGTTATTGGAGTCGGTCGGCCTCAAGGCGTTGCCGTTCACCAGTGGCGTCGAGTTCCTCAATGCCTGCGACGCCAGTCTGGCGGCCTGTGTCCTGCTGGATGTGCGCATGCCTGGCATGGGCGGCTTGAACGTGCAGGAAGAAATGCGTTTGCGCGAACTGAATTTGCCGATCATCTTCGTCAGCGGTCACGCCGATGTCCCGATCGTGGTGCGTGCGTTCAAGGCTGGCGCTCACGACTTCATAGAAAAGCCCTACAACGAACAATTGCTGCTGGACAGCGTGCAACAGGCCCTCAGCAATTGCGCGACCCACCGTTCGGGCAATCAAGGGCATGAAGCATTGCAGGCGCGCTTGCTCACGCTGACCCCACGGGAGCGGGACGTCTTGCTGCCGCTGGTGCAGGGTTATACCACCCGGGAAATCGCCGAACAATTGGAGGTCAGCGCGAAAACGGTCGACCTCTACCGCTCACGCGTGATGAAGCGCATGCAGGCCAATACCCTGCCGGACTTGGTCGGCATGGCCATTGCCGCCGGACTGGTTGATCCATTGAAACTGCGTTGAACCCTCGCATTTTCCGCCGAACGTCTATGCTGGGCTAACCGATCCTGTACCGTTGCAGTGATCAGGGAGGCTGCCATGGAACCCACGTCCTTATCCGAAACAAAGCTGACGCGCACGCTGCTCGATGTGTTTATCCGGGCCGGGCTGATCGCCGTTCTGGTGCTGTTCTGCTTCCAGATCTTCAGCCCGTTCCGCGACCTGATGCTGTGGTCGCTGATCCTGGCGATCACCCTTTACCCACTGCAAGAGCGGCTGAAGGGGCCGCTGGGGCAAAAGGAAGGGCGCATTGCGACGCTGATCATACTGGTCGCCATCCTTATCCTGATGGTGCCGATCTATCTGATGGGCATCTCGATTGCCGACTCGGTCGAGCACGCCATCAGCGTGATCAAGAACGGTGGTTTCCACATTCCGCCGCCCGCCGATTCAGTCGCCGAATGGCCATTGGTGGGCAAGCCACTGTCGGCCCTTTGGCTACAGGCTTACACCGATCTTCCGAGCCTGACAGAGAAGTACATTCCGCAAATCAAAGGCATCAGCCTCACCCTGTTGGGCAAACTCGCCGGTGTCGGCATGGGTTTCCTGATGTTCATTTTCGCCTTGATCATCGCCGGGATCTTCATGGCCTATGGTGAAAACGGTTACCGCAGCTCGGTCCAGATAGCCTCCCGCATCATCGGCCCGGAAAAAGGGGCGAAGATCGCCGGGCTTTGCACCGCAACGATTCGTGCGGTCGCACTGGGGGTGGTCGGCATCGCCTTCATCCAGATGCTGCTGGTAGGCCTGGGTTTCGTGTTCAAGGGGGTTCCCGGTGCCGGGTTGCTCGCACTGGGGGTGCTGCTGCTCGGAATCATGCAGTTGCCGGCAACCTTGATTACGCTCCCCGTGATTGCCTTTGTGTTCGCCACGGAAGGTGCCAGCACGGCGACGATTGTCTTTGCAATCTATGTCTTCGTTGCCGGCCTGGTGGATAACGTACTCAAGCCCTTGCTGCTGGGGCGCGGTGTCGATGTGCCGATGCCGGTGATTCTGATCGGCGCCCTGGGTGGCATGGTCACTGGCGGGATTCTCGGGCTGTTCATCGGCCCGGTAGTGCTGGCGGTCGCGTATCAATTATTCTGGCAATGGGTACGGGATCGGCCAGGGCCGCAAGAATGAATGCTCAGGGTGATGATCTGCTGAATCAGGTACTGACCGCCCACGGAGGGCTGGAGCGCTGGAACAGCTTCAGCCAGGTACGCGCCACCCTCGTGACCGGTGGCTCGCTCTGGGCAATGAAAGGGCTGACTCAGGCGACGCTTGCGGGTGACCTTTCCCGAGGACATCGCCACGCATTGCGCGGTGCAGGATTTCTACTTCGGTAAAGACTTTCTGCTACGTCGACACGACTACAACGTGGAGGTCAGCGGTGGCCTGCCTGCCGCCCAGTACGTTCATGGCTATGTCGAAGCCGACATCGACTATTCGTAATGCATTGCGGAGGAATGAATCATGACCGCGCATTCCTGGGAAAAACTCTACCTCGATGACCTGAGCCTGGGTCAGGAATTTGAAAGCGACCCTGTTCGCGTCCACCGGGAAGCGATGCTGGCCTTTGCTCGCGAGTACGACCCGCAACCCTTTCACCTGAGCGCCGAAGAGGCCGGGTTGAGCCTGTTCGGCGGCCTGGCAGCGAGCGGCTGGAACACCGCTGCCCTGACCATGAAAATGCTGGTGGCCAGCGTGCCTCTGGCGGACGGCATCATTGGCCTGGGCATCGAGCTGAGTTGGCCGACGCCGACTTATCCGGACGACGTGCTGCGCCTGTTCAGCACCGTGCAGGCCATCGAACCGTCCGCCACCAAACCGGATCGGGGCGTGGTGACGCTGTTCATGGAAACGTTGAACCAGAACGACAAGGTGGTACAGCGCGCCACCGGGAAGTTGCTGGTGTTCAGAAGACCGGCAGAGGATTGAAGTGGCACTCCGAAGGATTGGCAGTTGCATTTACCGGTCAGTCAGTAATCCGGGAAGCTAACGACACGGGTCAAGCAAATACAAGACCTTGGAAAATGCTCATTACCGCCCCCGTCATAGCCATCAAACTGCCGTTGATGGTTTGACGGGGGTCAGGTCTTTCAGAAACTGAACCGCTGCAAAATAACGCCCAGTCCGTCGGACATTGCCTTGAGTTCCTGGGTCGTTCGAACGATCCCGCCTTGGGCTGTGGCGTTCTCTTCCACACTTTGCGCCACTCTTTCGACGTTGCAGGCGACCTGTTCACTGGCGGCGCGTTGTTCCTGGAGCGACAACGAAATGAAACTGACGGCCGCAAGGGATTCGTCCAGTGCACCCTTGATCCTGCCCATGGAAAGGCCCGCGCTTTCGACCAGTTTCTGGCCATGGGTCACGCGCTCACAGCCAGCGGCCATGCTGTCTTTGGCTTTGACCATGCCGTTTTGTATGGCGTTGACCAAGGCCACGATTTCCGTGGTGGATTGGGCTGTGCGTGCGGCCAGGCTGCGCACTTCATCGGCGACCACGGCGAAGCCGCGACCTTGTTCGCCCGCGCGTGCCGCTTCGATGGCGGCATTGAGGGCCAGGAGATTGGTCTGTTCGGCGATGCCCCGAATCACCCCGACAATCAGACTGATGTCGTTAGACTGAACCGCCAGTTGATCGATGTCAGATGAGCTTTGTGCAACCAGATCGGCAATCTGATCCATTTCCTGGATGGATGCTTGCATGACCTCCATGCCTTCGCTGGTGATTTCGCCCGCTTTCTGCGCGGTGCTCTGTGCCTGTCGGGCATTGTCGGCAATGTGCGTGATGCTGACGGAAAGCTCTTCTACTGTGGCCGCCATGGAGGAAGCTGTCTCGCTTTGCAGGGCGGCGCTGCTCAATCCTTGTTCGGAAGATGCAGACAGTTGCAGTGTGGCACTCTCGATTTGCTCGGAGGCCTGGCTGATTTTGCCAATCATGTCGCTCAAGCTGTGGCGCATCGCCTGGACGGAGTGCAGCACCCCCGTCGACTGCTGTTGGAGATCAAACTGTGTAGCGGCCAGTTGCCCCTGGGCGATGTTCGAACTGATGACGGCAAGTTCTGCCGGTTCGGCACCGAGCTGGCGACTCAACAGTCGGGAGAACAAAAACGTGTAGGCCACGCCCGCGATCAGCGCCAATGCCAGAATCAACAGGCTGAACCGGAGACTGGAGATATAGGCGATCTGGTTCAGCTCGAACTGGTTCTTGGCCTCCACCAGCTGAACCTCGATCAACTCGGAAAACTTGGCTGACAAGGGATCGATCAGTGGATACAACTGCTCTGTTGCGAAACGTGCAAGCCCGGCGTTGTCGTTCTGGCGCAGCATGCCCTGCAAGTTTTGCAATGGCCCGTGGGTGGCTTCCATTAGCGGATTGATTTGCGCGATTAAACGGGTTTCTGCGGGAATCAGTGTTGTCGATTTGTATGCTTGCCACGTCTGATCGATTTCCCTCTGCGCTTGCTCTATCCGAGTCAATGATTCAGCGTAGGTAAAGTTTCCATTACGTGCCTTGTGGGTGGCATCGACGATGTCCACGGCGTACAGGTCAGCGATTTTTTTCAAGTCGCGCAGGGGCACGACTCGATCGAGATACACGGTTTCCAGACTGTGTACAGCGGATTGCATTCCCAAGAGTCCGAGCCCGCCGACACACAATAGACCCAGCAGCAAAGTGCTGGTGAGCACAAGCAGGTGAGTCCTGATCTTCCAGCTTTCCATAGTCCATAATTCCTGAGTCAGCTAAGCGATAGAGATCGAGAAGGTCAGCATCAGTTGCAATGAGGGCACATTGACATCATCCGCTGAGGCTCAGGAGAAGAACATCGTTTGACCGGCGTACATTTATGAATTTGCGACGTTTGAACACCCTAAGTCTCGAGCTTGTTCCACACCTGCCGCACGCGATTTGTTAACCCTGAGGGCTAAAGTCCCATGAGCGATTCGGATGCTCTGCCTCCCGGTCCTGAACCGGGTCGGATTACACGCAAGCACACTGGCGATCAAACCACCTGGCGCCGTTGGCTGCCGGGGCTGCAGACGTTGGGTCGCTATAAGATGGCATGGCTGCAGCACGACATTGTGGCCGGACTCGTGCTCACTACCATGCTGGTGCCCGTCGGTATCGCCTACGCGGTGGCATCGGGGGTGCCCGGCATTTATGGCCTTTACGCGACCATTGTTCCATTGCTCGCTTATGCGTTGTTTGGCCCGAGCCGAATCCTGGTGCTGGGGCCCGATTCCTCATTGGCTGCCGTCATTCTCGCGGTAGTACTGCCGTTGTCCGGCGGCGACCCGCATCGCGCGATTGCCCTTGCCGGCATGATGGCGATCGTCTCGGGGACCGTGTGCATCCTGGCGGGTATAGCGCGGCTGGGTTTCGTCACCGAGCTGCTTTCCAAACCGATCCGCTATGGCTACATGAACGGCATTGCACTGACGGTATTGATCAGCCAACTACCCAGGCTTTTCGGCTTTTCGATCGAAACCGACGGACCGTTGCGCAACCTGTGGGCCATTGCCACCTCGGTGATGGATGGAAAAACCAACTGGACCACCTTCATGATCGGCGCGGCCACCATGGCGGTCATCTTGTTGCTCAAGGACAAAAAACGCGTGCCGGGGATTCTGATCGCCGTGGCAGGAGCCACCGTTGCCGTTGGCGTGCTGGATCTTGCATCCTACGATGTGGCGGTCCTCGGTTCTCTGCCCCAAGGCCTGCCGGGGTTTGCCATCCCCTGGATCAGCAGTGCCGATATCGTTCCTGTGCTGATCGGGGGTTGCGCTGTTGCGCTTGTTTCGTTCGCCGACACCAGTGTGCTCTCGCGTGTCTATGCGGCGCGCACCCAGACCTATGTCGACCCAAACCAGGAGATGGTAGGACTCGGCGTCGCCAACCTTGCCAGCGGTTTGTTCCAGGGCTTTCCGATCAGCAGCAGTTCTTCACGGACTCCCGTGGCCGAGGCCGCGGGTGCCCGAACACAACTTGCCGGCGTGGTGGGAGCACTGGCTGTTGCTTTATTGCTGGTGTTTGCCCCGGATTTGCTGAAGAACCTGCCCACCAGCGCACTGGCGGCGGTGGTCATCGCATCGGCGATCGGCCTGATCGAAATCACCGACCTGCGACGGATTTATCGTATCCAGCGCTGGGAGTTCTGGTTATCGATCGTTTGTACGGCAGGTGTGGCCGTATTCGGCGCCATCGAAGGCATTGGCCTGGCCATCGTCGTAGCGGTGATCGAGTTTCTATGGGATGCCTGGCGCCCGTATTCTGCGGTCTTGGGGCGCGCCAAAGGCGTCCAGGGCTATCACGACATCACGCGTTATCCGCAGGCGAATCTTATTCCCGGTCTGGTGCTGTTTCGCTGGGATGCCCCGTTGTTTTTTGCCAACGCAGAACTGTTCCATGACCGAGTGCTGGACGCCGTGGCGACATCGCCCACGCCGGTTCGTTGGCTGGTGGTAGCAGCGGAGCCGGTCACCAGCGTGGATGTGACTTCCGCCGACATGCTGGCCGAACTGGATGAAACCTTGAACGCAGCTGGCATCACGCTCTGCGTGGCGGAGATGAAGGACCCCGTCAAAGACAAGCTGAAGCGCTTCGGGCTTTTCGAGCGGTTTGGTGAAGCTGCGTTCTTTCCGACATTAGGCGTCGCGGTCAGCAGCTACCTCAAGGTCCATTCGGAGGACGGGAAGGAAGGGCAGGGCGAGGATCGCGAGTAAATGATCGTGCGTGCACGCTATCGGGGCCGGCGCGGTAGTCCGGCCCCGACGTAATCGGGCTGGCGATCCCGGTTACTTACGCACGTTCTGGTACAGCATCAACCTTGAAGTTTCATGCAGGCCGCGGGTCAGCTGCACCAGGCGCTCGAACTCTCCGGGGTTTTGCCGGGCCACGTTGTCCAGCGGCGTCGGTGAGGCCAGGTCGTGCAACGTCGGCGAGCTGCCATCGTGCTGCATCTGCACCATGTAGTGTTGCGTGACGCCCGCAATCAACGGGAACGTACCTTCACGCAGCACCAGTGGCACCACGCGTTCACCCTCTGGCGCAGGCTGCTGGATATCACGCCCCAGGCCGCTGTTGCGAAACTCGAGGCCGGCCATGCCGGCCACGGTTGGCAGCAAGTCCACCAGGCCGACGGCTTCCTTGACGGTCCGCGTGCCGAGCAGGCCCGGTGCATGGATGATCATGGGCACCGCGTTGCTTTCCAGACCCAGTTGCTCATAAGCCGGTGCCAGGAAAGGGATCTGGGCGATACGGGTGTTGTGGTCGCCAAACAGCACGAAAATGGTGTTGTCGTAGTAGCCACCTTCCTTGGCGATTTCCATCAAGCGCCCGATGTTGAAGTCCAGCAAGCGCACGGCGTTGTACTGCTCGACACTGCGCGATCCTGCGGCCTGAACTTCCGCCAGGGTAGGGTGCTTGACCTCGAATCCGTCATTACTCTTGGGAATCGTAAAGGGGCGATGGTTGCCGGCCGTCTGCACATAGGCAAAGAACGGTTTGTCCTTGGGCAATGCCTGCAGGATCTTGTCGGTTTCCTTGAACAGATCCAGATCAGAAATCCCCCAGACATCCACGACCGGGGATTCCCAGTCCCGCTCCTCAAGCAAACGAACCCCGTCGATACTTTGCCGGATCAAGGCGTTCATGTTGGCCCAACCGGAGTTGCCGCCAATGGTGTAGATCTTCTCGTAACCGGTGAAGGCATTGATCAATGTGTGCTGTTTGGTGATCAGCGGATTACGCGTCGCGGTTTCCTGCCGAGTGACGTCTGGAACCCCACTGATGCTGGCCCAAACGGTTTTTGCGGTCCCGGTGACCGGTACGTAGAAGTG
This DNA window, taken from Pseudomonas fluorescens NCIMB 11764, encodes the following:
- a CDS encoding response regulator transcription factor, which codes for MAGVTEHVVYVVDDDQGMLDSTVWLLESVGLKALPFTSGVEFLNACDASLAACVLLDVRMPGMGGLNVQEEMRLRELNLPIIFVSGHADVPIVVRAFKAGAHDFIEKPYNEQLLLDSVQQALSNCATHRSGNQGHEALQARLLTLTPRERDVLLPLVQGYTTREIAEQLEVSAKTVDLYRSRVMKRMQANTLPDLVGMAIAAGLVDPLKLR
- a CDS encoding AI-2E family transporter, which produces MEPTSLSETKLTRTLLDVFIRAGLIAVLVLFCFQIFSPFRDLMLWSLILAITLYPLQERLKGPLGQKEGRIATLIILVAILILMVPIYLMGISIADSVEHAISVIKNGGFHIPPPADSVAEWPLVGKPLSALWLQAYTDLPSLTEKYIPQIKGISLTLLGKLAGVGMGFLMFIFALIIAGIFMAYGENGYRSSVQIASRIIGPEKGAKIAGLCTATIRAVALGVVGIAFIQMLLVGLGFVFKGVPGAGLLALGVLLLGIMQLPATLITLPVIAFVFATEGASTATIVFAIYVFVAGLVDNVLKPLLLGRGVDVPMPVILIGALGGMVTGGILGLFIGPVVLAVAYQLFWQWVRDRPGPQE
- a CDS encoding MaoC family dehydratase; the encoded protein is MTAHSWEKLYLDDLSLGQEFESDPVRVHREAMLAFAREYDPQPFHLSAEEAGLSLFGGLAASGWNTAALTMKMLVASVPLADGIIGLGIELSWPTPTYPDDVLRLFSTVQAIEPSATKPDRGVVTLFMETLNQNDKVVQRATGKLLVFRRPAED
- a CDS encoding methyl-accepting chemotaxis protein, with protein sequence MESWKIRTHLLVLTSTLLLGLLCVGGLGLLGMQSAVHSLETVYLDRVVPLRDLKKIADLYAVDIVDATHKARNGNFTYAESLTRIEQAQREIDQTWQAYKSTTLIPAETRLIAQINPLMEATHGPLQNLQGMLRQNDNAGLARFATEQLYPLIDPLSAKFSELIEVQLVEAKNQFELNQIAYISSLRFSLLILALALIAGVAYTFLFSRLLSRQLGAEPAELAVISSNIAQGQLAATQFDLQQQSTGVLHSVQAMRHSLSDMIGKISQASEQIESATLQLSASSEQGLSSAALQSETASSMAATVEELSVSITHIADNARQAQSTAQKAGEITSEGMEVMQASIQEMDQIADLVAQSSSDIDQLAVQSNDISLIVGVIRGIAEQTNLLALNAAIEAARAGEQGRGFAVVADEVRSLAARTAQSTTEIVALVNAIQNGMVKAKDSMAAGCERVTHGQKLVESAGLSMGRIKGALDESLAAVSFISLSLQEQRAASEQVACNVERVAQSVEENATAQGGIVRTTQELKAMSDGLGVILQRFSF
- a CDS encoding SulP family inorganic anion transporter, which gives rise to MSDSDALPPGPEPGRITRKHTGDQTTWRRWLPGLQTLGRYKMAWLQHDIVAGLVLTTMLVPVGIAYAVASGVPGIYGLYATIVPLLAYALFGPSRILVLGPDSSLAAVILAVVLPLSGGDPHRAIALAGMMAIVSGTVCILAGIARLGFVTELLSKPIRYGYMNGIALTVLISQLPRLFGFSIETDGPLRNLWAIATSVMDGKTNWTTFMIGAATMAVILLLKDKKRVPGILIAVAGATVAVGVLDLASYDVAVLGSLPQGLPGFAIPWISSADIVPVLIGGCAVALVSFADTSVLSRVYAARTQTYVDPNQEMVGLGVANLASGLFQGFPISSSSSRTPVAEAAGARTQLAGVVGALAVALLLVFAPDLLKNLPTSALAAVVIASAIGLIEITDLRRIYRIQRWEFWLSIVCTAGVAVFGAIEGIGLAIVVAVIEFLWDAWRPYSAVLGRAKGVQGYHDITRYPQANLIPGLVLFRWDAPLFFANAELFHDRVLDAVATSPTPVRWLVVAAEPVTSVDVTSADMLAELDETLNAAGITLCVAEMKDPVKDKLKRFGLFERFGEAAFFPTLGVAVSSYLKVHSEDGKEGQGEDRE
- a CDS encoding LTA synthase family protein, encoding MGWLQSRRLHYWLGATAIVFVLFALLRVVFFFGFSGFDAKALSDDHAVLETLGIGFRFDLRLAILVMLPLALLAWIPRWNLVSSRLLRQLARVYVPVAMGALLLIYIVDFGHYAYLGVRINATVLRFIEDAQISRDMVWQTYPVIWISLGWLATVALVTLALVRLERVTLDRPRKAIHPLSATWGGALMVVLVLLGILGRVENMNLENPVPLRWSDAFFSGNNQVAALGLNPVIFLYDTVKVGQSRYDEAQVREHYAVIAKYLGVDQPDPQTLNFVRHQAPQPYKVSSTRPPNVMFVMLESLGTSAVGAYGNPINPTPNIDRLATQSWFFEHFYVPVTGTAKTVWASISGVPDVTRQETATRNPLITKQHTLINAFTGYEKIYTIGGNSGWANMNALIRQSIDGVRLLEERDWESPVVDVWGISDLDLFKETDKILQALPKDKPFFAYVQTAGNHRPFTIPKSNDGFEVKHPTLAEVQAAGSRSVEQYNAVRLLDFNIGRLMEIAKEGGYYDNTIFVLFGDHNTRIAQIPFLAPAYEQLGLESNAVPMIIHAPGLLGTRTVKEAVGLVDLLPTVAGMAGLEFRNSGLGRDIQQPAPEGERVVPLVLREGTFPLIAGVTQHYMVQMQHDGSSPTLHDLASPTPLDNVARQNPGEFERLVQLTRGLHETSRLMLYQNVRK